The Epinephelus fuscoguttatus linkage group LG19, E.fuscoguttatus.final_Chr_v1 genome contains the following window.
CCTTCGATGGGTTCAGACACTACATTTTTAATGGAGCCCATTGGGACTTTCTCCGTTCTCTCTGcagagataaacacacacaaacatgaagaGAATTTAATCATCAGCATGTTTGTGCTGCGGTGAATTTAGCAAAAAATGAGGCCAGCTGTGATCTCACCCTTTGTTCCGATCCACAACTGATCCTGCTCCAGTTTGAATGTAAGTCTAACTTTTCCTCCGGACTTGTTAAACATTCCGGATAAAGGCACTGTTGGTAATCGTTCCTGTTGGTAGGAAAAAGTAGTTAAggctttgtgtctcttgttaAAATCATTTAGTTAAGATACATCTGCAAAAACAGCTTTGAACAGCTGAGGCAATCAACACAAGTCAAACAGGAACAGGGACAGACCTCCCTTAATCTTCTCTCACCTTTGTTCCTTTAATAGATGGCATTATGTCATCTGGTTTACCTTTGTCCAAAACTTTCCTGTGTTGCTGAAATAACAGTGCATTTTTAATATCACAAAACTCCATAAATATTTTACTCTATTCTGCAGAATGCCGTTTATCTCACCTTTTGCCTGCATAAAGGTTCCTTCTTGTTCTCTTCGGCTTTAACTTCCTGCTGAATGACCTCTTTGGGTGTATTCACAGCTAATACGTCATTTATTGTAGATCCTACCACCATTATTTTTGCACCATTTGTAATCTTTATTTCACGTAGCGTCTTGTCCTCTGGAAGCAACCCTTTGTACATGACTTTTTGCATCGCAGGTGGAAGACCTAGGAAGACAAAGAATATCAAATTCTTACTCTTTTAAAATCACTCTATATTAAGTTGAAGGTAAGCTACTGAGCGTTCTTACCAGTGAGAGAATGAATCCTCTCTTTTAGTTTGGCTCCGGTGTTATCAACAGGAATTTTCAGATCATACTTATTCTTGTTCCAGATAATCTTCAAGTCCACCGTCTCCTGGTCACCATCTACATCGTCGCCATTGCTAATACTAGAGTCCTGAGTTGTGGTGTCTCCTGCAGCTGTCTGAGCCGTGCTTTCTGTGTCACCTTTTTCAGCATCCTCACCCAGTGGTTCAGCTTCTTTTGGCTTTGCCTCGGTTTCCATTATGACCTCTTCACTTCCTGGAAGAACAAGAAAATACTGATTTGAATCCATTCAGTGAAATTCTATGTAGCTGCTTAGCACAAAGCTGTTGGTTCTCAGAACAGTATGCCACATAAATGGAAATATTCAGAGATACACACGCGGCATGTCTTAGGCCTTGCGATAATCACATTTCAACAGTGTACAGTACATGCCCTCCACACAAGAGCAATATCTATTCGTCTTTGTGTTAAGTAACCACAATGAAATACAGCCAAGTGAAGCAAAGTTTCACTTTAGTTTGtgaaactgaaattgaaatgtATTCCAGTAAGTAATGCTACAAACAAAGAGGGCAAAACAACTGATTGattcattttgacaaaacagcacagaagaaaataataatacaacataaaatattttctatCAGCCTGAAAGGTGTAAGCTAAAAACTTAAGCATATTACACCTTCCCCTCTAGCAATACACGACCTGTTTGgtgtaaacacaaacaacacacaaacacaggctaCTATATTCCTATCATGCTAATTTCAAAATGTTACTTTGATCATGTAAattaaactacatttttttaaaagtgtgcTTTAAGTTTTCAGTTACTCACTTTCCATCAATTCACCCCTTTAACTGAGATACAATGACTTCATATATTAGTACTTACAAGTGCTTCCTGCAGTGTTTTATACCGGCTGGAATTAATAACCACCTCAACTAAGACATAATGAAACATTACTACTCctttatgaaataaaacaataaagcagCACAATTATTTATATGTACTGGGAGACAAAATGTGTCTGGACCTGAAAGGGGGGAGAACCCAGCTTACCTTGTATGTTCTTTACACATCACACACTCCCCTTTAGTCATATTGACAATTACTAATTTTATTTCTGACTGTAAACATTCCTTGTACTATTTTAATATCAGCTAAATCGAGTTAGAGGCTTTAATTTAATAAGCAGGGGGTTAGTGTTTTTTTCCAATTCTTGTGGTTCTCTTTTGAAgtacaaaataaattatatttcttTCATGTGCATTTCCCCATGACGTTACTACCACACAATAAGTTGCATATGAGTTTTAGTGTAACTATGAGTCGACAGTTTATGTAGTCTAACATCAGTTTCGTTTTTCTGCTCAccccctctctatctctctcgtGGTTTTTCTAGCTCTTTCCATCgcttatattttttataaaggCAGCGACTCTTACTTGTATGTTGGGTGAGGGGATAAATAAAAGCAAACGACTCctgaacagaaacaaacagacatggCTTCTGATATAAAATACGTACTCGCAAAACACTGCATCTTGTGATACGGTTGGCCTTACTGGTTACAAAACTGGTATCGTTAACGTAACGTTACCAAACTGTTTCTTGATACTCCGTCGTTAGCATTAATAAAATATCCACATTTAATTGACTATGTGACAGCAAAAGTTAACCAATTCAAACCCAACACTGGTTAAATGTTCTTAAATTAACTTCAGTCCTCACTGAATTTAGCTAAATTTGACTGCTGTTAGCAATCGTTAACGTTaacttagctaacgttagctacaacACTGGGCAACATTTAAAGATAACCGTTACATGAAACGCATATCTACATAACAAGGCATTAATGGCGTCTTAGATTAACATGCCAGTTACAAACATGTGTTACATGATGGAAAGTATTCAGGCtcaatgtaaaaaaatattgctgtgttttctcaATACCCACCATCCTGGGTCGCCATGATGATTGTGTACAATCTGTTGTAGGTTGAGGCAAAGAGAGTACAGACAGCAGGATGATATCGGATATTCACTAAGAAGAAGTAGACCTCAGCGAAAGTCGTGTTCAAACGCACATTTACGCGTGACAACAAACTTAACAGAAGAAaagcaatactttttcaaaatggCGCAGAAAATGCAGTTTTACTCACCGTTACAACGTTTAAACGTTTCTAGTTTCAGTTAACCGGTGGACAGGAAGACGCAATGGATAAACGCATGCGCActaaaaaataactgcaaataaagttttttgtacaaaagCAGTTGTAGTTATCATTAAGCAAATACTGTGTCGCAATAATGTAGTCAAATAAATTCATAAATccgaaaaacaaatattttaatcaTAATAACTGAAAACACGAACTAATGTCGTGTAGCTACATCCGGGAATTTTTGGCAAACACGGAAGTGAGTGGTACAGAACCTTCTCGCTGTGCTAAGGTTCTCTGTTGTTGTGGCAGCAAGAGCAGACACCGAGAGGTGGCACTTTACTCAGTGGCTATTGGATgagtttttcttctttctccttATTGTATGACGTTTGGGATTTTAAACTATGCATTATCGCCAACTATTGGATTCTGTGAAACATTTCCAACTATGGTAAATTAAAACTGaaacccccctcctcctcaagCCTTGACAGAAACTCCCATCCAGACAGAAAGTCTTTGATGGACATGGTGGAAATTCCctaaaataacttttaaaaagaCAATCTTATAGTAGCCTACCACATATCACCCCCATACTCTATATCTCTGTGTTGATTTCACTGAAGGATTAGTTTTTATTGACATTACAATAATTTGATTCATGTATGCATGATAATTGGATATCAAACTGACTATTTTTTGTATAAAGGCTACTTAATTGTAGGCTATAAATCTAAAAATTGTGCCACAAAATGTTGACAAATAGACCAAAAAGAATGATCTAATATGCAGGTTGAACAATTTCAGATTAGTGATGGGTTCATATGACCTAAACCTCTCATCTTTTATAACGTTTGAGAACaaagaatgattttttttttaactgcctgctgctttaaaatacaacacatttgACTGTTAATATTGCATGCATTTCCTACTTGAACTTTCATGATAATTGCATTTTATTCACCATTGTTTTATGGTTTTCTGCATTAAGTGAGAATTCCAGGCTAGTGATTATAATAACAGATTTGAGCTTTGTCATGAAATTCCCTCTAATTATCAGTCAGTTAATGGGAATCACATTGTTTTAATATTGTAATGAAAACTTGCTGAAAGTTACGTCAATGGCTAAGATGTGGTTTGACTAACTGTGAAGTTCTTTGTGGAACAGTGCAAGTAGCCTAAATTAAGTTTCTTAACATTGTACCTGgtgcaataaaaacagtcattagcgatggaagaagtactcagatcttttacttgagtaaaattaGCAACACCACAGTATAGAAATAGTCTTAAGTAAGAGTACAAAgcatcaatatatttttaagGTAGTGAAAGTACTCTTTATTCAGGATGGCTCAGTAATGTATATTATATTACTGAATATAATAGCCTACTCAGTACATTAGGCAACATCATTATGTTGCAATAAGGCTAGGCTATATAGGTTATACTGTAGAATAGTTTGTGAATTTCACCAAGGGACCAATGCTCTTATCCTATATATTCATGTTTAATAAACCATCATAATGTATTGTTGATtatttgtattgtattattAATCAGAATCTGCCAGCAGCAACTAAATATATCAAATAAGTGGGACAGTAGAAAAAGTAGGGAAAAGTACAATTTTCCGTTGAATCATAGAGGAAAAGTAGAAAGAAGCAAAAGAAAGTAGCAATAGTAGTAATAGGTATGCTACCCCAAAATTATATTTACGCGCAGTACTCAAGTAGATATACTTAGTTACGTTCCACCACTGACAGTAACACACAGTGATACTCAGCTTACAGCCTACAAGCCTGATGGGCCTACCCATCAACCACTTTCTAATTCGCAAcgaaaataaatgaattcacACTGGCCATTATTTTTCTActttaatgtaaataaggtgccagagtgagaaaaatatatatatcaaaatagagttattaaaaaaaaaaaaaagaagccaggGTAGAGTCTGGCCTAAgcccaaaatgtcctcaaatcccaGAAACGCCCCTGCATATACCTGACCTGTGTCGGGCTGCTGCAACTGGATTTGCctcgtttattcattttatctaGCAGTAACTAAATATATCAAATAAGAGGGATAGTCGTAGGCCTAGTGGATTAAAAAGTACAATTTCCCCCTGAAATGTAGAGTAGAAGTGGAAATTAGCAGAAGAAAATAGCAGtactatttattttttgaaaatactcaagtaaagtacaagtagcCTATACCTCAAACTTGTATTCAAGTACAGGGCTTGAGTAAATTTACTCAGTTTCCACCactgaaaaataataagaatacaaataaaataaaataaaaaatgcctgGACCCCCAACAGAGGCTTAGGCTGAGCCACTGCATATACCTGACCTgtgctataaataaataaattaattaattaatattaattaattaataaaataaaataataagaatacaaataaaataaaataaaaaatgcctgGACCCCCAACAGAGGCTTAGGCTGAGCCACTGCATATACCTGACCTGTGCTGGGCTGCTGCGACTGAGTTTgcctcatttattcattttatctcataaattttattaatgtttgttaacTGGCTCATGGGTCCCGGTCAGTTTGCAGAAGTGGCCCCTGGCCAAACAAaaaagttgagtatccctgcacCAAAGCTCCACAGTCTTCATCATCACAGACCACTTTGCTTTCGATGGGAGCATATTCCTCCCGGTTACCTCTGGAAGGCAGCAGAAGCTAAATGAGACTAAACGGCCGCAAATGAGGCTGcacaagaagaagaggaagaaccTGGCGCGGCTGAGGGAAAACCATGACGGAGGAGCCGAAGAACAAGGAAGACCGCAAATACTGGCTTGTAATTAAAGTCACAAGTTGTCATGCGTACTTAGCATGATAGAAGGGAAGTGCCCAGATAACAGTGTTGCCCTGTTGCTGCCTGTGTCCCAACACTCTCCGCTGCTCCTCTGCCCTCTCACTCCTGTTGTTTGCGCATTAAAGTGTAACTAAACAGTTACACGGTCAGCTTTGGTGGCGCGACTTTGTTCAAATGGATTTATGCGAGTCGATAATGAATCCGTATGGAAGTCTTTCTTAGAGTTCACATGAGTCGACAGGAGGACATCGCCAGCGGCTATAAGTTTATAATGTATTTGTAGGGCGAGTAAGAAGTAAAGAAACAGCATGGCAGACAGGAGGACTTTCAACGTTGTGATTTTGGGAGTGgggtttttgtttattttcactgCATTCACCACCTTAGGGAATGTTGAAGTAAGTAAAACTTTATTACTGGGCTTATATACATCCAAACCTTTTCTTATAACCTACTGTAGTTGCATTTGTTTCCTCTGTTGCATGTTAAAGTGCATTTTCTGACAATCTGCAGACACCGCTGAGATTTTGTGAATGGATGGAGCAGATTTCCTGTCCCCAACTCTGTGAAACTTACTCAAAACTCCAACATAATCTGCTCTTAAAACTGTTAGTACATTTCTATGTTTGTATATTTGTTCAATTTACTAACTACCCTCTTGAATGATGGGAGTTTGTTTTAAGAGGACCCAAAAGAATCCATCTGCAGATGTCTAATAGGCAGTGGGAAAGTCAGAGCTGTATCTCGTGTTTCTGATTTTCCTCAATGGTCAGTGAAATTATCAAACCGGATGAATGACTTGAGGACATAATTAGGACCCACTTTGTCCAGTCTAACCGTCTGCTTTCATCTTACTCTCAGCAAACTGTGGTGAAAAGCCTGCACAATGACACTTTCACTGGGAGTGGGTACCACAGGTAGGTGCAGGTTCACGCACATCCTCGGCTCaggttgaagaaaaaaacactaattttaatAAACAAGTACATTATGAAGTGGAATAATAATCCTCTTTGTCTCCTTTACAGTCTTGGAATCATCTATGGGGTGTTTTCGTTCTCCAATTTACTTGCACCGACAGTCGTTGCAGTAATTGGACCAAAGATTACTATGTTTTTGAGTGGCATACTCTACAGGTAAACACTGCCATTGTAATTACATAAAGGGCTGTTCAAAAAAGATGCTGAAACTTGTTGGTCATTGCTGTTCTGCATGATTTTTGTCTAGTGGGTACATTGCAGTGTTCATCAACCCTTCAACATGGTCCTTTTACTTCACCTCTGTGCTGATCGGCATAGGAGCAGCAAGTAAGTTCCTCCACTAGATATgaagatatttttatatttggttACAACTAGGGATTGCACCtaaagattattttcactgtggaTTAGATTcctgattaattgattatttgttcggtctgtaaaatgtgagaaaatagtgaaaaatgtctgatcagtgtttcccaaagctcaagatgacgtcctcaaatgtcttgtttctcCACAACCTAAAGACagtcagtttactgtcatacaggagtaaagaaaatattcacatttaagaagctggaatcagagaatttgaaaaaaaaaggctcaaaCCTACTAATCAATCACCAAGTTTGCTgacaattaatttaatagttgacaatcAGTTAAATCAAGTctaactttattgtcatttctaCATGCAGAGTGCATGGAAAAGAAATTGCGCTTTCTCACAACCCCAAGGTGCCATCAGACATGTACaagtataaaaatataaagataaaaaaaatctatacacatcacacatatatacatatgcatacacatacatgataaataaaagcacacatGCAGAATGTAGAATATAAGAGATGTATAACATAAGAGAGGACAGTTCCAGCAGAGCCCTGGACTAAGAGGCATTTGGTATTTAAAGTGCATAGTGGAGTGAATGAcccattaaataaataaaaatatgaatataaatatataacatGGGAATACTGGTCACTAatgaatgatttaaaaaaataggtGCAAACATGTCAATTACTTGATGTTGAGTTCTAATTACAATGATGTTAAAGTtactactttatttttttttaaaatgcatttgtgcAACAGCATGTAGATTACATAGCTAACAGTAATTAGTAAActttaaggaaaaaaataaagcaaataacAGTCATCTGAGATAACCCTCCtttgtacatttaaattaaGATATCTTATTTAAGTTAATATAAGTCGCATTTACTCTAATTTAACAGGATATctgggtttttgttttgcttatttTTGCTTACAGTAGGGTTagcgattattttcattatcggTTAATCTGACAATTATTTTCTTGACTAGTAATTTAGtttattaaatgtcagaaaatggtgaaaaatggcAATTATGATTTTCCCAGAGCTGaaaggtgacatcttcaaatgttttgttttatctctaaaTCCCAAAGACAACCAgacatgacaaagaaaagcatcaaaaacTCACATCTGAGAGGGTGAAACGGCAGCGTTACAGAAACAATTAAAGTATTATTCAATTTATCATCTCAGCTCTATCTTAGGCTGTAATTCTTTTAGAATAggcatgtttacttttttttggtttggcaCATACTAGGTACTACAAAAAAATACACGTAAATAGTTGAACTTGGTTCCTGCAGCCTATTCAAGCTCAGTTTCTGTGTTAAAATCCAAATAGTGTTTAATCATGCATACAGggattattatgactgggatgTGTTGATGCGTATAAACAGTAGATCCCAAATTAGACCTTAAATGGGTTAGGAGCTGTTTCTGTAAATAGTGCGCAGCACTTTGAGCTTGTTCACAGATGTTAGAGAAAACACTGAGAGAGCAGCCCTCTGCCGAGCAGCtactgaaaaaaatgaagaaaaatgatttggggctgtttttaaTGTGGTCTCAAATCATTGCAGTGTGATGAATTTTCATCATGTCCCGGGGCTACTGTGTGGTTACATGCATTACTTACCAACACAGAAAGATAATTTTTCACTTTGTGTGGGCAAGTAATTGACTGgttaatttttttcccctcaaatgACCGCTCTTATTCATTTTTCCTACAGTGCTCTGGACCGCGCAAGGACACTTTCTGGTGGAGAACTCAGAGGCTTCCACCATCAACAGGAACACAGGGGTGTTCTGGGGTCTCCTGCAGTGCAGGTATGCAGCTACTGAGATATTACACAGATATTACACAGTCTGTCAGTGGTAAACAGATGCAAGCG
Protein-coding sequences here:
- the ubfd1 gene encoding ubiquitin domain-containing protein UBFD1 isoform X2, coding for MATQDGSEEVIMETEAKPKEAEPLGEDAEKGDTESTAQTAAGDTTTQDSSISNGDDVDGDQETVDLKIIWNKNKYDLKIPVDNTGAKLKERIHSLTGLPPAMQKVMYKGLLPEDKTLREIKITNGAKIMVVGSTINDVLAVNTPKEVIQQEVKAEENKKEPLCRQKQHRKVLDKGKPDDIMPSIKGTKERLPTVPLSGMFNKSGGKVRLTFKLEQDQLWIGTKERTEKVPMGSIKNVVSEPIEGHEDYHMMAFQLGPTEASQYWVYWVPAQFVDAIKDTVLGKWQYF
- the ubfd1 gene encoding ubiquitin domain-containing protein UBFD1 isoform X1, coding for METEAKPKEAEPLGEDAEKGDTESTAQTAAGDTTTQDSSISNGDDVDGDQETVDLKIIWNKNKYDLKIPVDNTGAKLKERIHSLTGLPPAMQKVMYKGLLPEDKTLREIKITNGAKIMVVGSTINDVLAVNTPKEVIQQEVKAEENKKEPLCRQKQHRKVLDKGKPDDIMPSIKGTKERLPTVPLSGMFNKSGGKVRLTFKLEQDQLWIGTKERTEKVPMGSIKNVVSEPIEGHEDYHMMAFQLGPTEASQYWVYWVPAQFVDAIKDTVLGKWQYF